TCGTGATTTTAACTGTCCCAGCTCCTGTGGCTCAAGAAACAGTCAACCAATTAGTGGATGCAAATGTTAAGGGAATTATGAACTTTACACCATTAAGAATTTCTGTACCAGATGATATTCGCGTACAAAATGTTGATTTGACGAATGAACTACAAACTTTAATTTATTTCTTAGATCATTATACAGCTGATGATATGACAGAAGAAGAATAATAAATAAATAAAAAAAGCAGCAAACCTATTTAGGTTTGTTGCTTTTACTAATTTGTAGATAAATTTGGAGCATTTTTGTCGCACGAACAAAATCATTAGTGGCAATTAAAACACAAAGGATTGTAAAAAATCCCCAGCCAGAAGTTGAGACAAAATCAACAGCAAACCAAATGAATACAGCGGCTAAAATATAATTGAAAATAATTTGAATGAAAAACCCGTTTTTACTCATTGAACTAAAAATTCCTTTCTGTTAAAACCCAAAGTTAAGAGAAACTTCTAAATAGAATTAAATTAGACTTAAAATCACTGCAATTGTATTCATTAATACATGGGCAATAATAGGTGTGGCGATATTTTTGGTTTTCGTATATAAAAAGCAAAAGACCAAGCCCATTGTTGAATAAACTAAAAAATGACCATCCATATGCACAAAAGCGAATAATAGGGAGCTAATTACAGCAGCGCCAACAGCTCCACTTAAATCAAAGAAAAAACCAAAAATAACTTTACGAAAAACAAACTCTTCCATAATAGGACCAAATAAAACAGTCGTCAATAAAAATAAAGGATACTTGTTGATAATCGCAAAAATTTCAGCTGAATTTTGTGAAGCAATAGTTTGCTGAAATAAATGAACTTCAATAAATTGTGCTAATTTTTGCATAATTATTGCGGCAAAAACACCGATAATTCCCCAAGTAATAGCCTGTTTAAGCGAAAGTGATTTTTGCAAAGTAATGCTGTTCCGAATAGTTGATTTTCGATTCAATTGTATCATTATAAGAGTACCTAAAGCAAAAAATAATAACGTTCCATAGACTACGAATTCAATTTTCAGCTGTTTAGGCGCAATTTGTGCCAATAAAACCGGTAGAAGTTGAGCGAGAAGATACGTGAATAGTATCGCAATGGATGTATGTTTAATGGTTAATTTCAATAGTATAATCCTCTTTAGTCAAAATTTTAACTGCTTAGTGAATTTTGTTTCTTCCTTTATAGCAATCAATTTTATTAGTATAGCATATTATGAAATCACGTGTTTTAAAATTTGTTTTTTTTAATGAAAGTAAGTCAAGTTTACTCTCTAATGATTTTTAGCAAAAAGTTTAAAATTTTATCTATTTATTTAAAAAAAAATCGAGTAAATGACTTGCATTTTTTGCTGAACTTGATTATAGTAAAAGAGTAGTTTAGCACTCGCGTATAAAGAGTGCTAAAAAAGAAAAATTATAAAAAGAAAAACTGGAGGGATTTTACGTGTTAAAACCATTAGGAGATCGAGTTATAATTGAAGTTGCTAAAGAACAAGAGAAAACTATCGGTGGCATTGTGCTAACGAGTTCAGCACAGGAAAAACCTCAAACTGGAACAGTCATCGCTATTGGCGAAGGCCGTGTGCTAGAAAATGGTACGAAAGTTGATATCGCTGTTAAAGTAGGCGATACCGTTTTATTTGAAAAATATGCTGGTGCTGAAGTTAAGTATGATGGCAAAGAATATTTAGTCGTAAAAGAACATGATTTAGTCGCAATCGTTGACTAAACTCCAATAAAAAAACTAAAAAAATTATGAGGTGAAGGAAAAATGGCAAAAGACATTAAATTTGCAGAAGATGCACGTAGCGCAATGTTACGCGGAGTAGATATTTTAGCGAATACAGTCAAAGTAACTTTAGGACCTAAAGGACGTAACGTTGTCCTAGAAAAATCATTTGGTTCACCACTTATCACAAATGATGGTGTAACAATTGCAAAAGAGATTGAACTAGAAGATCACTTTGAAAATATGGGCGCAAAATTAGTTTCAGAAGTTGCTTCTAAAACGAATGATATCGCAGGAGACGGAACGACAACTGCAACTGTTTTAACACAAGCAATTGTACGTGAAGGCTTAAAAAACGTAACAGCAGGAGCAAACCCAGTTGGAATTCGTCGTGGGATTGAATTAGCAACTAAAACAGCGGTTGAAGAATTACACGCTATTTCAAAAGTCGTTAATTCAAAAGAAGCGATTGCACAAGTAGCAGCAATTTCATCTGATGACGAGCGCATTGGTCAATTGATTGCTGACGCAATGGAAAAAGTTGGCAATGATGGTGTGATTACGATTGAAGAATCAAAAGGAATTGAAACTGAATTAGACGTTGTTGAAGGTATGCAATTTGACCGTGGTTACCTATCTCAATATATGGTAACAGACAACGATAAAATGGAAGCAGTTCTAGAAAACCCGTATATCTTGATTACAGACAAGAAAATTTCAAATATCCAAGATGTTTTACCAATGCTTGAACAAATTATCCAACAAGGTCGTCCATTATTAATTATTGCTGATGATGTTGACGGAGAAGCATTGCCTACATTAGTACTAAATAAAATTCGTGGAACATTCAATGTTGTAGCTGTTAAAGCACCAGGATTTGGCGATCGTCGTAAAGCTATGCTAGAAGACATTGCGATTTTAACAGGTGGAACAGTTATTACAGATGATTTAGGTCTAGAATTAAAAGATACAACAATCGAACAATTAGGTCACGCTGGTAAAGCCGTAGTGACAAAAGATGCAACAACGATTGTTGAAGGTGCAGGAGCCAAAGAAAACATTGAACACCGTGTTGCCTTAATCAAAGCTCAAGCAGCAGATACTACATCTGATTTTGATAAAGAAAAATTACAAGAACGTTTAGCAAAACTTTCTGGCGGAGTAGCAGTAGTTAAAGTTGGAGCAGCTACCGAAACAGAATTAAGAGAACGCAAATTACGTATTGAAGATGCGTTAAATGCCACTCGTGCAGCAGTTGAAGAAGGAATCGTTGCCGGTGGTGGAACAGCCTTAATTAACGTTCAAAAGAAAGTTTCTGAATTAGAAGCAGAAGGCGACATCGCAACAGGAATTAGAATTGTATTACGTTCACTAGAAGAACCATTACGCCAAATCGCTGAAAATGCTGGACTTGAAGGTTCAGTCATTGTTGATAAATTAAAACATGTTGAAGCGGGAATTGGTTTCAATGCAGCTAACGGTGAATGGGTAAATATGATCGAAGCTGGGATTGTTGATCCAACTAAAGTAACACGTAGCGCATTGCAAAATGCAGCTAGTGTTGCAGCTCTATTATTAACAACAGAAGCAGTTGTTGCTGACAAACCAGCTCCAGAAGCACCAATGGGTGGCGGCGCTGGAATGGACCCATCAATGATGGGCGGCATGATGTAAGTTAAATACAAAAAAGGAGGATTTCTCATCATGAGAAATCCTCCTTTTTATTGTTAATCCTATTGATTTAGTCGGTTTTCTGTTTGCTATCTTGAAAATCCTTCCTAATGCAGATATGAAACCACAAGTCTTTGAATAAGGAACGGTAACAGTCTCACTTGATGGCTATGAAACGATAGAGTTAAATGACTTTAAACAAGATTTCGCTTCTAGCTTCAGAGACAATTCTGACTATGCAGGTTTATTACTAGCTAAATATACGAAGGTTTGATAATAATCTACTGATTGGTTATTATAGTAGTATAAGATAATAGCTAAAAAAGATGGAAGCAACTTGATAAAATAAAAGAAAGCTAAATTGAGACGGAGGAATTTTGATGTGTACAGGTATTTCATTAAAAACAGTTGAACAGACTATTTTTTGGGGAAGAACACAAGAATTTGATTTAGATTTACCGTACCAAGGAGTAATTATCCCTAAAGACTATTTAATAGAGGATACATTAACAGCGTTTGAGACAAAGTATGCAGTTATGGGAATTGGTGTGAAAGGTATGTCGACTATGATTGATGGAGTCAATCAAGCTGGTATTGCTGGAGGAAGTTTTTATTTTGCCCATTACAATAACTATTCAAGTGAAAAAAGTATCAAAGATCAAGGAAAAAAAGCATTGCGTGGCCAAGAAGTTGTCCTATGGGCACTATCGAATTGTGCTACTTTAGAAGAAATTAAAACAAGAATTAATAGTGAAATTGGAGTGGCGGAAGGAGAGTTATCCTTACCACAGCATTATGTTTTTCAAGATACCAAAGGGAATTCAATCGTAGTAGAGCCTTCTATTGAAAATGGTTTTAAAATTTTTGACAATCCAATCGGTATTTTTACTAACAATCCTCCTTTTGATTGGCATTTAATTAATTTACAAAATTATGTTCAACTTTCAAGTCAGACAGTAGAAGGAATCCAACTTGGTAACGAGTCAGTATTTTCTCCTGGAAAAGGTTCTGGTTTATTAGGAATTCCAGGAGATTATACACCGCAATCAAGATTTGTTCGAGCAACAGCTTTAAAATTTTTATCAGCAAAGGTCACGAAAGAAGAGGCTGTAGGACATCTTTTCCATTTATTTAATAGCTTTGATATCCCTAAAGGTGTTGTTCAATCTAAAGGAAATGCGACTTCTCAAACAACCCATTATACAGTCGTATATGATCTAGCCGAAAAAATCATCTACTTTCATAATTATGAAAATAGACAAATTCAAACACTTAAATTTAAAGAAGAAGCGCAACAATCAAAAACGATTACCCGTTTTGAACTAGAAAAAACACCTCAGATTTTGGAGATGAAGGAAATAAAAAATTAAGTTTTTTGAGAATAGTCAAAAGACTATTCTTTTTAGTTAGATAAAGTAAACTAAGATTAAGTTAAATTTAGAATGAATAGGTGAGAAGAATCTGATAGTAAGGTATAATTAATTTTGACTTAAAAGAATAAATACTTAAACTTGATGCTTAAGTAACACTAAAATGATTAATAGCTTGAGGAGGAAATAAAAATGACAGTATTAGTATTAGGTGGAGCTGGTTATATAGGCTCACATGCAGTAGACCAATTGATTACGAAAGGCTATGATGTAGCTGTCGTTGATAATTTGAAGACAGGACATAAAGAATCATTGTCAGATAAAGCGCGTTTTTATCAAGGAGATATTCGTGACAAAGCTTTTATGGAAGATGTTTTCACTAAAGAAAATATTGAAGGTGTCATTCATTTTGCCGCAAGTTCTTTAGTAGGGGAGTCAATGGAGATACCTTTAGACTATTTTAACAATAACGTTTATGGCACACAAGTAGTGTTAGAAGTGATGGAAAAATATAATGTTAAATCCATTATATTTTCTTCATCGGCAGCAACTTATGGAGAACCAAAAGTCATTCCAATTGAGGAGACAGCAGCAACAAATCCAGAAAGTACGTATGGTGAAACAAAGTTAATGATGGAAAAAATGTTGAAATGGTGTGATAAAGCCTATGGTATGCGCTTTGTTGCGTTACGATATTTTAATGTTGCCGGAGCAAAATTAGATGGAACAATTGGAGAGGATCATAATCCAGAGTCACATTTATTGCCAATTATCTTGCAAACTGCCCTTGGTCAAAGAGAGAAATTTACGATTTATGGTGAAGATTATGAGACACCAGACGGTACTTGTATTCGTGATTACGTTCATGTGGTGGATTTAATTGATGCACATATTTTAGCCTTGGAATACTTACAGGCTGGAAATTCAAGTAATACCTTCAATTTAGGCAGCTCAACGGGCTTTTCTGTTAAGCAGATGTTAGAAGCTGCTAGAGAAGTGACTGGGAAAGAAATTCCAGCTACAGTTGTTTCACGTCGTGCAGGAGATCCTAGTACATTAATTGCTGCTAGTGATAAAGCTCGTGAAGTATTAGGATGGAAACCTCAATATACAGACGTCAATAAAATTATTGAATCTGCTTGGAATTGGCATGGGAAGCATCCAGAAGGGTACTAAAATAAGACTGATTAACCATAAATAAGTCTATCTGTTTAATAAATAATTAAGCTAAGTGATTTTTTAAAATCTTGAATTAGCTGACCGTAAAAATATTTTTACAAAATTTAATTTTTAGTGATATACTTATGTTAGTAAATATAGGATAGTACACAATAGAAATTGAATGAGATTAATTTCAAATATAAGGGGAAAAAAATGAATAAAAAAATAAATAGGTTGTTTGTTGGACTGAGTTTGTTATTTATCGTAGTATTTGCATTTGGTTGTGGAAAAAAAAATACTATTAATAAGAGTCAAATTGAAAATACAGCAATAATTGAAAAGTATAATAGATATATGGATTTGTTTAAATTTACTAATGTAGAATTAGTTGGACTAAATAATCAGCTTGTTGAAACAATTAATAAAGATACGACAGAAGAAAAAGAGTATCAATTACAAGTTTTGGATGAAGACTTTTTGACTGATTACGATAAATTAATAACTCAAACAAGAATAGCTATAGATTTAACACCAAAATTTGATGCTGATAAAAATGCTAGACAATTAATTGATGTTTTAGAAGATGAAAAAGAAATCCTTGAAAAGATTCACTCTTATTATTTAAAAAAAGATTCTATAGAGGATAATTCTAGCAAAAGAAAAGAATTAGAGTTGCAGTTTTTAGAAACTGCAGGAACAGTTTCCAAAAAATCAGAAAAATTTAACCAAACTATGGTAAAAATTAGCGAAGAACTGATAGGGAAAGATAAAGAAGAAAATATAAAGAATAATAAATCTGTTAATTATAATGTGATTCTAATTGTTAGTGATGTAATAAAAATAGTTAATATGGATTTAGACAAAGAAAAAAACAAAGAAAAATTACTAATAGTACAGAATAATCTAGCTGAACAGGTAGAACAACTAAAAAGTACAAGCATTTCAGATCTTGAAAAAGAGGGGTTTGATGAAAAGTCGATAAAAAATTATATAGAGAATATTGAATTGTTTACTACGACTATAAATGATCCACATCAAGATGAAAATACTGTTCAACAGAATTATTACAAGATTTTGATTGCTTATAACTTAGCTACAAGATAGAAAATTTATTCTAACAATTAATAAAGATAGATTTGTCAGTACTTTTTTCTAGAAAGTATTGACAAATCTTATTTTTATTTTTAACCAAATAAACAATGAGGAAAAGGAGTTAAAGGCATAACTTATATAAGGAATCTAAATCAAA
This Carnobacterium maltaromaticum DSM 20342 DNA region includes the following protein-coding sequences:
- the galE gene encoding UDP-glucose 4-epimerase GalE; this encodes MTVLVLGGAGYIGSHAVDQLITKGYDVAVVDNLKTGHKESLSDKARFYQGDIRDKAFMEDVFTKENIEGVIHFAASSLVGESMEIPLDYFNNNVYGTQVVLEVMEKYNVKSIIFSSSAATYGEPKVIPIEETAATNPESTYGETKLMMEKMLKWCDKAYGMRFVALRYFNVAGAKLDGTIGEDHNPESHLLPIILQTALGQREKFTIYGEDYETPDGTCIRDYVHVVDLIDAHILALEYLQAGNSSNTFNLGSSTGFSVKQMLEAAREVTGKEIPATVVSRRAGDPSTLIAASDKAREVLGWKPQYTDVNKIIESAWNWHGKHPEGY
- the groES gene encoding co-chaperone GroES, encoding MLKPLGDRVIIEVAKEQEKTIGGIVLTSSAQEKPQTGTVIAIGEGRVLENGTKVDIAVKVGDTVLFEKYAGAEVKYDGKEYLVVKEHDLVAIVD
- the groL gene encoding chaperonin GroEL (60 kDa chaperone family; promotes refolding of misfolded polypeptides especially under stressful conditions; forms two stacked rings of heptamers to form a barrel-shaped 14mer; ends can be capped by GroES; misfolded proteins enter the barrel where they are refolded when GroES binds), with the translated sequence MAKDIKFAEDARSAMLRGVDILANTVKVTLGPKGRNVVLEKSFGSPLITNDGVTIAKEIELEDHFENMGAKLVSEVASKTNDIAGDGTTTATVLTQAIVREGLKNVTAGANPVGIRRGIELATKTAVEELHAISKVVNSKEAIAQVAAISSDDERIGQLIADAMEKVGNDGVITIEESKGIETELDVVEGMQFDRGYLSQYMVTDNDKMEAVLENPYILITDKKISNIQDVLPMLEQIIQQGRPLLIIADDVDGEALPTLVLNKIRGTFNVVAVKAPGFGDRRKAMLEDIAILTGGTVITDDLGLELKDTTIEQLGHAGKAVVTKDATTIVEGAGAKENIEHRVALIKAQAADTTSDFDKEKLQERLAKLSGGVAVVKVGAATETELRERKLRIEDALNATRAAVEEGIVAGGGTALINVQKKVSELEAEGDIATGIRIVLRSLEEPLRQIAENAGLEGSVIVDKLKHVEAGIGFNAANGEWVNMIEAGIVDPTKVTRSALQNAASVAALLLTTEAVVADKPAPEAPMGGGAGMDPSMMGGMM
- a CDS encoding YdiK family protein, whose translation is MSKNGFFIQIIFNYILAAVFIWFAVDFVSTSGWGFFTILCVLIATNDFVRATKMLQIYLQISKSNKPK
- a CDS encoding linear amide C-N hydrolase — encoded protein: MCTGISLKTVEQTIFWGRTQEFDLDLPYQGVIIPKDYLIEDTLTAFETKYAVMGIGVKGMSTMIDGVNQAGIAGGSFYFAHYNNYSSEKSIKDQGKKALRGQEVVLWALSNCATLEEIKTRINSEIGVAEGELSLPQHYVFQDTKGNSIVVEPSIENGFKIFDNPIGIFTNNPPFDWHLINLQNYVQLSSQTVEGIQLGNESVFSPGKGSGLLGIPGDYTPQSRFVRATALKFLSAKVTKEEAVGHLFHLFNSFDIPKGVVQSKGNATSQTTHYTVVYDLAEKIIYFHNYENRQIQTLKFKEEAQQSKTITRFELEKTPQILEMKEIKN
- a CDS encoding DUF3829 domain-containing protein, which codes for MNKKINRLFVGLSLLFIVVFAFGCGKKNTINKSQIENTAIIEKYNRYMDLFKFTNVELVGLNNQLVETINKDTTEEKEYQLQVLDEDFLTDYDKLITQTRIAIDLTPKFDADKNARQLIDVLEDEKEILEKIHSYYLKKDSIEDNSSKRKELELQFLETAGTVSKKSEKFNQTMVKISEELIGKDKEENIKNNKSVNYNVILIVSDVIKIVNMDLDKEKNKEKLLIVQNNLAEQVEQLKSTSISDLEKEGFDEKSIKNYIENIELFTTTINDPHQDENTVQQNYYKILIAYNLATR
- a CDS encoding CPBP family intramembrane glutamic endopeptidase translates to MKLTIKHTSIAILFTYLLAQLLPVLLAQIAPKQLKIEFVVYGTLLFFALGTLIMIQLNRKSTIRNSITLQKSLSLKQAITWGIIGVFAAIIMQKLAQFIEVHLFQQTIASQNSAEIFAIINKYPLFLLTTVLFGPIMEEFVFRKVIFGFFFDLSGAVGAAVISSLLFAFVHMDGHFLVYSTMGLVFCFLYTKTKNIATPIIAHVLMNTIAVILSLI